The Phycisphaerales bacterium AB-hyl4 DNA window TGCGGCCGAAGCCGCACTGCCTTCGCGACGCGTGGGGGGTTACATCACGGACTGCATCAGTTCGACCAGCGGGAGGAACAGCGCGATCACGATGAAGCCGACGATGCCACCGAGCAGGACGACCATGACCGGCTCGAGGAGGGAGACGAGGCTGGCGACGGCGACGTCGACTTCTTCGTCGTAGTTGTCGGCGATTTTGGAGAGCATTTTGTCGAGGTCGCCGGTCTCTTCGCCGACGTCGATCATGTTGACCACGAGCGCGTCGCAGACCTTTGCCTGGCGGAGCGGATCGGCGAAGCTTTCACCTTGCCGAACGGAGTCGTGGACGTTGGCGAGCGCTTTGGCGTAGATGACGTTGCCGGTGGTTTCACTGGTGATGGTGATGGCGTCGAGGATGGGGACGCCGGCGTTGATGAGCGTGCCGAGGGTTCGTGTGAACTTGGCGATAGTTGCTTTGGAGACGAGTCCGCCGACGATGGGGGTGGTGAGCAGGATCCAGTCGGTGACGTATCGTCCGCCTTGGCTTTTTCGGATGAGTTTGAGTCCGAAGAAGATGAATATGGGCGATAGCAGGATCCAGACGATGCCGGGTATGAGCATGTCGGGTCGAATGCCGAACAGCGGGCCGGCGATCCACGAACTGGCGTCGATGAGCACGAGTGTCATCGTGGGCAGCGTGGTGTCGAAGTCGTCGAAAATTTCGATGAATGAGGGCACGATGAAGATCATGATGCCGAGCACGATGATGGCAGCGACGGAGAGGACGACGCTGGGGTAGATCATGGCGCTGATGATGCGTCGTCGGAGTCGCGCGGCTTTTTCGAGGAAGTCGGCGAGTCGTTGGAGGATGAGGTCGAGCACACCGCCGACTTCACCGGCGGCGATCATCTTGGTGTAGAGGCGGTCGAAGGCTTTGGGATGTTTGGCCATCGCATCCGAGAGCGTGGCGCCGCCGGAGACGTCTTCGTGCACACCTTGGAGTGTGTCTTTGAGCAGGCCGCTTTTTTCCTGCTGTTCGAGGATGGAGATGGAGCGGAGGATGGGCAGGCCGGCGTCCTGGAGTGTGGACAGCTGGCGGGTGAAGAGGGTGAGCTGCTTGTTGCTCACGCCGCCGATG harbors:
- a CDS encoding type II secretion system F family protein, with amino-acid sequence MPAFQYEALDESGKPQKGTINAQNSEEAIARIRSQGYFPTAVREQKAKKSRGSTGGTTKKKKGAGDISINIGGVSNKQLTLFTRQLSTLQDAGLPILRSISILEQQEKSGLLKDTLQGVHEDVSGGATLSDAMAKHPKAFDRLYTKMIAAGEVGGVLDLILQRLADFLEKAARLRRRIISAMIYPSVVLSVAAIIVLGIMIFIVPSFIEIFDDFDTTLPTMTLVLIDASSWIAGPLFGIRPDMLIPGIVWILLSPIFIFFGLKLIRKSQGGRYVTDWILLTTPIVGGLVSKATIAKFTRTLGTLINAGVPILDAITITSETTGNVIYAKALANVHDSVRQGESFADPLRQAKVCDALVVNMIDVGEETGDLDKMLSKIADNYDEEVDVAVASLVSLLEPVMVVLLGGIVGFIVIALFLPLVELMQSVM